The DNA window GAGGCGCCCGAGGGTCGCGACGTCACGAGGCCCACGACGGACCGCGTGCGCGAGGCTGTCTCGTCCATGCTGCTGTCCGCCCGAGGCCTCTCGCTTGACGGTGCGAGCGTGCTCGATGCCTTCGCGGGATCGGGTGCGCTGGGCCTGGAGCTTCTGAGCCGCGGTGCCGCGCACGCCACGTTCGTGGACCTCGACCGCGGCGCCTGCGCCCGCGTGCGTCGCAACGCCGCTGCCCTGGGGGCTGCGGGCTCGCGCGTCTCGGTCACGCGTGGCGACGTCTGCCGCCTGGCGGCTGCGGGCTCGCTTGCGGGCGCCCCGTTCGACATCGTCGTTCTCGACCCGCCGTACGCCACCGACGTCGCCGTTGTGGCAGGCCTCGTCGAGGCGCTCGCCGCGGGCGGGCTTCTCGCACCGGACGCGCTCGTGCTCTACGAGCGCAGCGCCAGCAGGCCCACGATCGAGTCGGCCGGGTTTGAGGCGCTCAAGCAGAAGCGCTATGGTCAGACGGCCGTCGATCTTCTCGGCAGGACGGAGTAGGGCATGGAGGGCGTTGTGGAGCACGCAGGTCTTATCGAGCACGTCGTGGTGCCGGGCACGTTCGATCCCATCACGTACGGGCACATCGACGTGGTGAGGCGCGCGCGGCGCATCGCCGGCCGCGTCACCGTTGCCGTGGCGGCGAGCCTGGGCAAGAACGGGACGGGTCCCGTGCTCACGCTTGACGAGCGCGTCGAGCTCGCGCGCCAGGCCTTGGCGGACGAGGGCGTGAGCGAGGGCGTGGACGTCCGTCCGCTCACCGGCCTTCTCGTGGACTTCTGCCACGAGGTGGGGGCGGGCGCGGTCGTGAAGGGCCTGCGCGCCATGACCGACTTCGAGTACGAGCTGCAGCAGGCCGACCTCAACTTCCGCCTGGCCCCAGACGTCGAGAGCATCTTCGTGATGAGCAACCCCGCCTACGGCTACGTCTCGAGCTCCATCGTGCGCGAGCTCGCCGGGCTGGGCGCCGATGTCTCCATGCTCGTGCCCCCCTGCGTCGTCAGGAAGCTGCAGGAGCACTTCTAGGCATCGCGCCTTTCCCGCATTCGTCGTGAGCGCTGCAAATCGGTCACTAATCGGCCCCCCCCGGGCTCCTATAGTGACCGATTTGCAGCGCTCACGCCCATTCGTGCTTGTGATTCGTACGAGAACGGACTATCATGGCGAACGTTCGTCTGAATTCGGATGATTTGGAGTTCCGTGGAGACACCCAAACCCATCTCGCGCGATGCCGACGGCCTGCTCTCGCTCGACGTGTGGAACCGCAGCCTCGACAGGCTGTATCGCAAGTCCGACCAGCTCTACCACGACATCGCGCTTGACTGCGGTATCTCGGAGACCGGCTACTGGCTGATGTATGCCATCTACGTGCACGATGGCGCCGTGTCTGTGCGCGACGTCGCCGAGGAGTGCTGCTACCCCAAGCAGACGATCAGCTCGGCGCTGCGCATGCTCGAGGGTCGGGGCCTTGTCGAGACCTCGTTTCTCGAGGGCAGCCGCAAGGCCAAGCGCGTCTCGTTCACACAGGCGGGCCGTGCGTTCGTGGCCGAGAAGATCGTGCCGGCGAGCCGCGCCGAGCGTCGCGCGTTCAACGTGCTCACGCAGGGGGAGCAGACGGAGATGCTCAGGCTCGTCGACAAGTACGTCGCGGCCATCCAGGAACAGATCGATGCCATGAGGGGAGTTGCCAAGTGAGTGAGACCACCATCGAGCATGAGCTGAGGCGCGAGGCCAAGGAGCGCCACGGCCGTCCCACCCGCCCGTCGCTTTCGCTGCTCGCAAGTCTCGTGGCGCCCTATCGTGGCCTGGCGGTGGCAACGCTCGTTGCCATGCTGTTCGACCTGTCGGGCATGCTGCTCATCCCCACGCAGCTCTCGGCCATGATCAACACGGCCGTGACCACGCAGGACGCAAGCGAGTTTCTCGTCCATGGCGCCCTCATGCTGGCGGCCGCGCTCGCGGGATCGGCCGGCTACATCACCTCGACGTGGCTCGCGTCTCGCCTGTGCGCCAATGTGGGCCGAGACCTGCGCATGCGCGTCTACCGCGCCTCGCTTTCCTTCTCGACCACGGACTTCAACCGATTTGGCACCGGCTCCATGATCACGCGCACGCTCTCGGATGCGAACGTGGTCCAGCAGACGCTGCTCATGACCATCCTCATGATCTTCCCCGTGCCCATCATGTGTGCCATCTCGGTGGGGCTGACGTTTGCCACGGACTTCGTCATGGGCTGGGTGCTGCTTGCCGTGACGCTCGTGACGCTTGCCATCTCGCTCGTGGCCATTCGCGGCACGGCGCCGGTGTTCACGCGCCTGCAGGGCTTCATCGACGCGATGAAC is part of the Parolsenella massiliensis genome and encodes:
- a CDS encoding MarR family winged helix-turn-helix transcriptional regulator, with translation METPKPISRDADGLLSLDVWNRSLDRLYRKSDQLYHDIALDCGISETGYWLMYAIYVHDGAVSVRDVAEECCYPKQTISSALRMLEGRGLVETSFLEGSRKAKRVSFTQAGRAFVAEKIVPASRAERRAFNVLTQGEQTEMLRLVDKYVAAIQEQIDAMRGVAK
- the coaD gene encoding pantetheine-phosphate adenylyltransferase, with the protein product MEGVVEHAGLIEHVVVPGTFDPITYGHIDVVRRARRIAGRVTVAVAASLGKNGTGPVLTLDERVELARQALADEGVSEGVDVRPLTGLLVDFCHEVGAGAVVKGLRAMTDFEYELQQADLNFRLAPDVESIFVMSNPAYGYVSSSIVRELAGLGADVSMLVPPCVVRKLQEHF
- the rsmD gene encoding 16S rRNA (guanine(966)-N(2))-methyltransferase RsmD — translated: MRIVGGEWKGHPIEAPEGRDVTRPTTDRVREAVSSMLLSARGLSLDGASVLDAFAGSGALGLELLSRGAAHATFVDLDRGACARVRRNAAALGAAGSRVSVTRGDVCRLAAAGSLAGAPFDIVVLDPPYATDVAVVAGLVEALAAGGLLAPDALVLYERSASRPTIESAGFEALKQKRYGQTAVDLLGRTE